Proteins encoded in a region of the Streptomyces akebiae genome:
- a CDS encoding acetyl-CoA C-acetyltransferase, whose protein sequence is MPEAVIVSAARSPIGRAFKGSLKDLRPDDLTTTIVAAALAKVPELDPRDIDDLMLGCGLPGGEQGHNLGRIVAVQLGMDHLPGCTITRYCSSSLQTSRMALHAIKAGEGDVFISAGVEVVSSSARGTSDIHTARNPLFAEAEARTEAVSKSVGASWHDPREDGLLPDPYIAMGQTAENLARQWGVTRQEMDEFGVRSQNLAEEAIGKGFWEREITPVTLPDGTVVSKDDGPRAGVTLEAVQGLKPVFREDGMVTAGNCCPLNDGAAALVIMSDTKARDLGLTPLARIVSTGVSGLSPEIMGYGPVEASKQALSRAGLTVDDIDLFEINEAFAAQVIPSYRDLDIPLDKLNVNGGAIAVGHPFGMTGARITGTLINSLQFHDKQFGLETMCVGGGQGMAMVIERLS, encoded by the coding sequence ATGCCCGAAGCCGTGATCGTCTCAGCCGCCCGCTCCCCCATCGGCCGCGCTTTCAAGGGCTCGCTGAAGGACCTGCGCCCCGACGACCTGACCACCACCATCGTCGCGGCCGCCCTCGCGAAGGTCCCGGAGCTGGACCCGAGGGACATCGACGACCTGATGCTGGGCTGCGGCCTCCCCGGCGGCGAGCAGGGCCACAACCTGGGCCGGATCGTGGCCGTACAGCTGGGCATGGACCACCTGCCGGGCTGCACGATCACCCGTTACTGCTCCTCGTCGCTCCAGACCTCCCGCATGGCCCTGCACGCCATCAAGGCCGGCGAGGGCGATGTCTTCATCTCGGCCGGTGTCGAGGTCGTCAGCAGCAGCGCGCGCGGCACCAGCGACATCCACACCGCCCGCAACCCGCTCTTCGCCGAGGCCGAGGCCCGCACGGAGGCGGTCTCCAAGTCGGTCGGCGCCTCCTGGCACGACCCGCGCGAGGACGGCCTGCTCCCCGACCCGTACATCGCGATGGGGCAGACCGCCGAGAACCTGGCCCGCCAGTGGGGCGTGACCCGGCAGGAGATGGACGAGTTCGGCGTCCGCTCGCAGAACCTCGCCGAGGAGGCCATCGGGAAGGGCTTCTGGGAGCGCGAGATCACCCCCGTGACGCTGCCCGACGGCACGGTCGTCAGCAAGGACGACGGCCCGCGCGCCGGCGTCACCCTGGAGGCCGTGCAGGGCCTGAAGCCGGTGTTCCGCGAGGACGGCATGGTCACCGCCGGCAACTGCTGCCCGCTGAACGACGGTGCCGCCGCCCTGGTGATCATGTCCGACACCAAGGCGCGGGACCTCGGGCTCACCCCGCTCGCCCGGATCGTCTCGACCGGTGTCTCCGGCCTCTCCCCCGAGATCATGGGCTACGGCCCGGTGGAGGCCTCGAAGCAGGCCCTGTCCCGTGCGGGCCTCACCGTCGACGACATCGACCTGTTCGAGATCAACGAGGCCTTCGCCGCGCAGGTGATCCCCTCCTACCGCGACCTGGACATCCCGCTGGACAAGCTGAACGTGAACGGCGGCGCCATCGCCGTCGGCCACCCCTTCGGCATGACCGGCGCCCGGATCACCGGCACGCTCATCAACTCCCTCCAGTTCCACGACAAGCAGTTCGGCCTGGAGACGATGTGCGTCGGCGGCGGCCAGGGCATGGCCATGGTCATCGAGCGCCTCAGCTGA
- a CDS encoding SGNH/GDSL hydrolase family protein yields MTSMSRARVARRIAAGAAYGGGGIGLLGAAAVGVLLAEVRMARRVVGNGHSPHPPSAEGVYGHTHGSRYGRAYGYGSYGSSYDVPDDPPLRLVMLGDSTAAGQGVHRSRQTPGALIASGLAAVAERPVLLRNVALPGAQSDDLDRQVALVLEDPAQIPDVCVIMIGANDVTHRMPPTRSVRHLSAAVRRLRTAGAEVVVGTCPDLGTLEPVQQPLRWLARRASRQLAAAQTIGTVEQGGRTVSLGDLLGPEFEQNPRELFGPDNYHPSAEGYATAAMAVLPTVCAALGLWPEEERPDVSRREGFLPVARAAAEAASEAGTEVTAAMPTGPRGPWALLKRRRRRRVPATDPAPTAAAEAQPGA; encoded by the coding sequence ATGACGAGCATGTCCAGAGCAAGGGTGGCCCGCCGCATCGCGGCGGGCGCGGCGTACGGCGGTGGCGGCATCGGTCTGCTGGGTGCGGCGGCCGTGGGGGTGCTGCTGGCCGAGGTGCGGATGGCCAGGCGGGTCGTGGGCAACGGGCACAGCCCGCACCCGCCGAGCGCGGAGGGCGTGTACGGCCACACGCACGGCAGCAGGTACGGCCGCGCGTACGGCTACGGCTCGTACGGCAGTTCGTACGACGTCCCTGACGATCCCCCGCTCCGTCTCGTCATGCTCGGTGACTCCACCGCCGCCGGCCAGGGCGTCCACCGGTCCCGGCAGACCCCGGGCGCGCTGATCGCCTCGGGGCTCGCGGCCGTCGCCGAGCGGCCGGTGCTGCTGCGCAACGTCGCGCTGCCGGGCGCCCAGTCGGACGACCTCGACCGACAGGTCGCCCTGGTGTTGGAGGACCCGGCCCAGATCCCCGACGTCTGCGTGATCATGATCGGCGCGAACGACGTGACCCACCGGATGCCCCCGACCCGCTCCGTCCGCCACCTCTCCGCGGCCGTACGGCGGCTGCGGACCGCCGGGGCCGAGGTGGTGGTGGGCACCTGTCCCGACCTCGGCACGCTGGAGCCCGTGCAGCAGCCGTTGCGCTGGCTCGCCCGCCGGGCCTCCCGGCAGCTGGCGGCCGCGCAGACGATCGGAACCGTCGAACAGGGCGGCCGCACCGTGTCGCTGGGCGACCTGCTCGGCCCCGAGTTCGAACAGAACCCGCGCGAGCTGTTCGGCCCCGACAACTACCACCCCTCGGCCGAGGGGTACGCGACCGCGGCGATGGCCGTCCTGCCGACGGTGTGCGCCGCGCTGGGCCTCTGGCCGGAGGAGGAGCGGCCGGACGTCAGCCGCCGCGAGGGCTTCCTGCCGGTGGCTCGCGCCGCCGCCGAGGCCGCGTCGGAGGCGGGCACGGAGGTGACGGCCGCGATGCCGACGGGGCCTCGTGGGCCGTGGGCTCTGCTGAAGCGGCGGCGTCGGCGGAGGGTGCCGGCGACGGACCCCGCGCCGACCGCAGCGGCGGAGGCGCAGCCGGGCGCCTGA
- a CDS encoding cystathionine beta-synthase — protein sequence MQFHDSMISLVGNTPLLRLNSVTEGIQATVLAKVEYFNPGGSVKDRIALRMIEAAEKSGELRPGGTIVEPTSGNTGVGLAIVAQQKGYKCIFVCPDKVSTDKINVLRAYGAEVVVCPTAVDPEHPDSYYNVSDRLVRETPGAWKPDQYSNPNNPLSHYHSTGPELWEQTEGRITHFVAGVGTGGTISGTGRYLKDASDGRVQVIGADPEGSVYSGGSGRPYLVEGVGEDFWPTAYDRTVADEIVAVSDKDSFQMTRRLAKEEGLLVGGSCGMAVVAALKVAERLGPDDVVVVLLPDSGRGYLSKIFNDEWMADYGFLEDEGPSARVGDVLSHKEHGAIPSLVHMHPDETVGQAIEVLREYGVSQMPIVKPGAGHPDVMAAEVVGSVVERELLDALFTQRASLDDPLEKHMSAPLPQVGSGEPVGDLMTVLGSADAAIVLVEGKPTGVVSRQDLLAFLAKGGVKP from the coding sequence GTGCAATTCCACGACTCGATGATCAGCCTCGTCGGCAACACCCCGCTGCTGAGGCTCAACAGCGTGACCGAGGGCATCCAGGCGACCGTCCTGGCCAAGGTCGAATACTTCAACCCCGGCGGTTCCGTGAAGGACCGCATCGCGCTGCGCATGATCGAGGCGGCGGAGAAGAGCGGGGAACTGCGGCCCGGCGGCACGATCGTCGAGCCCACCAGCGGAAACACCGGCGTGGGGCTCGCCATCGTCGCCCAGCAGAAGGGCTACAAGTGCATCTTCGTGTGCCCCGACAAGGTGAGCACCGACAAGATCAACGTGCTCAGGGCGTACGGGGCCGAGGTCGTCGTCTGCCCGACGGCGGTCGACCCCGAGCACCCCGACTCGTACTACAACGTGTCCGACCGGCTGGTCCGCGAGACGCCCGGCGCCTGGAAGCCGGACCAGTACTCCAACCCCAACAACCCGCTCTCCCACTACCACTCGACCGGCCCTGAGCTGTGGGAGCAGACGGAGGGCCGGATCACCCACTTCGTGGCGGGTGTGGGGACCGGCGGCACCATCTCCGGCACCGGCCGGTATCTGAAGGACGCCAGTGACGGTCGTGTCCAGGTGATCGGCGCCGACCCCGAGGGCTCCGTCTACTCCGGCGGCTCCGGGCGGCCGTACCTCGTCGAGGGCGTCGGCGAGGACTTCTGGCCGACGGCGTACGACCGGACCGTCGCCGACGAGATCGTGGCCGTGTCCGACAAGGACTCCTTCCAGATGACCCGTCGGCTGGCCAAGGAGGAGGGCCTGCTGGTGGGCGGCTCCTGCGGCATGGCCGTCGTCGCCGCCCTGAAGGTCGCCGAGCGGCTCGGCCCGGACGACGTCGTGGTCGTCCTGCTGCCCGACAGCGGGCGCGGCTACCTCAGCAAGATCTTCAACGACGAGTGGATGGCCGACTACGGCTTCCTGGAGGACGAGGGCCCGAGCGCGCGCGTCGGCGACGTCCTCAGCCACAAGGAGCACGGTGCCATTCCGTCCCTCGTCCACATGCACCCGGACGAGACGGTCGGTCAGGCGATCGAGGTGCTGCGCGAGTACGGCGTCTCGCAGATGCCGATCGTGAAGCCGGGCGCCGGTCACCCGGACGTCATGGCCGCCGAGGTCGTCGGCTCCGTCGTCGAACGCGAGCTGCTGGACGCCCTCTTCACCCAGCGCGCCTCGCTCGACGACCCGCTGGAGAAGCACATGTCCGCGCCGCTGCCGCAGGTCGGCTCCGGTGAGCCGGTCGGTGACCTGATGACCGTGCTCGGTTCGGCGGACGCGGCCATCGTGCTGGTCGAGGGCAAGCCGACCGGTGTGGTCAGCCGGCAGGACCTGCTCGCGTTCCTCGCCAAGGGCGGGGTCAAGCCGTAG
- a CDS encoding MFS transporter, with amino-acid sequence MIYLDLLRRPSVARVLGGSLIGRLPTAMTALATTLTLRAHGADFRFVGVASGVLAVAMALGGPLLGRLVDRWGQTNVLLISGMLSCCGMVLIALTPTDEPLVLVGAAVTGAATPPLEPCLRTLWPGLVGQENVQQAYSLDAGAQELVFIGGPVLVAATVALGPPEPALGLSAFLCFTGVLIMATSRPSRDWRGQPGPRDWRGPLRSRALLVLFLGLAGVGTAIGGLNIVAVAYAERHSVAGGAGTLLALSAAGALAGAVVYGRRTWPMAPTKQMVLFGTGLTAAYLLVATMAPPWVMMLICVATGVFLPPLLVVSFKLVDGLAPAGTVTEAFAWLITLMTVGTAVGSAIGGTVLQAAGPGTAAVSTALVALLGTGFLLLCHRLPETRRVAGPAAVPG; translated from the coding sequence TTGATCTATCTCGACCTGCTGCGAAGGCCGTCCGTGGCGCGCGTGCTGGGAGGTTCGCTGATCGGGCGGCTGCCCACCGCGATGACGGCGCTGGCCACCACCCTCACCCTGCGGGCCCATGGAGCCGACTTCCGGTTCGTGGGCGTGGCCTCCGGGGTCCTTGCCGTGGCCATGGCTCTCGGCGGGCCGTTGCTGGGCAGGCTCGTCGACCGCTGGGGGCAGACAAACGTCCTGCTGATCAGCGGCATGCTGTCCTGCTGTGGCATGGTGCTGATCGCTCTGACGCCGACCGACGAACCGCTGGTGCTGGTCGGAGCAGCCGTCACCGGTGCGGCCACACCACCGCTGGAGCCCTGTCTGCGCACGCTGTGGCCCGGGTTGGTCGGCCAGGAGAACGTGCAGCAGGCCTACTCCCTGGACGCCGGCGCGCAGGAGCTGGTCTTCATCGGGGGCCCGGTGCTCGTCGCGGCGACGGTCGCCCTGGGGCCACCGGAACCGGCCCTGGGCCTTTCCGCGTTCCTGTGCTTCACCGGCGTACTGATCATGGCCACCTCGCGTCCCTCACGCGACTGGCGGGGGCAGCCCGGCCCCCGCGACTGGCGGGGGCCGCTGCGCAGCCGTGCGCTCCTCGTGCTCTTCCTCGGTCTGGCCGGGGTCGGCACCGCCATCGGAGGGCTGAACATCGTCGCGGTCGCGTACGCCGAGCGGCACTCGGTGGCGGGGGGCGCCGGCACACTGCTGGCCCTGTCCGCCGCCGGCGCTCTGGCGGGGGCGGTGGTGTACGGGCGACGCACCTGGCCGATGGCACCGACGAAACAGATGGTGCTGTTCGGAACGGGCCTGACGGCCGCCTATCTGCTGGTGGCGACGATGGCCCCACCGTGGGTCATGATGCTGATCTGTGTGGCCACCGGGGTCTTCCTGCCGCCTCTGCTGGTGGTGTCCTTCAAGCTGGTCGACGGCCTCGCTCCGGCGGGGACGGTCACTGAGGCGTTCGCCTGGCTGATCACGCTGATGACCGTGGGCACCGCCGTCGGCTCCGCCATCGGGGGGACGGTTCTCCAGGCGGCGGGGCCCGGCACAGCCGCCGTGTCCACCGCGCTCGTCGCCCTGCTGGGCACCGGGTTCCTGCTGCTGTGCCACCGGCTTCCGGAGACCCGGCGGGTCGCCGGACCCGCGGCTGTGCCCGGATGA
- a CDS encoding ATP-grasp domain-containing protein, whose protein sequence is MTAPATRPGADGPARALAFVESNLTGTGMQALCLARSLGLRTLFVTSDLDRYSVDPDTARTIRAYADEILHCDTQSPSAVEKTLRTCATPVAGVMTVMEYYVPTAAATAHRMGLPGLAPSAADAARDKRKTRVRCAERGVPVPVFRFVQDAAGVDAALAETGLPCVVKPVDESASIGVALCRTREEAVERVADIAGRPTNSKGQPRVPGALLEECLFGHEVSVETFTFEGRTTVLGVTDKLLGPTPHFVELGHTFPSSLNEDAARAAELAVAALDAIGFDFGPAHVEAKLTRRGPVLIEVNARTGGDFIPDLVEHATGVPLLRESVIAHSGGRPDLTPTRAKGAAIRFVAGRSGTVGSVPDPEVMTHFPSVVAFRAKAVPGQRTTWPSHSHERLGHVMTCAATAEQAAADANAALAHLAPSYQD, encoded by the coding sequence ATGACGGCTCCCGCCACCCGCCCCGGGGCGGACGGTCCGGCCCGCGCACTCGCCTTCGTCGAGAGCAACCTCACCGGTACGGGCATGCAGGCACTGTGCCTGGCCCGGTCCCTGGGACTGCGCACCCTCTTCGTGACCTCGGACCTCGACCGCTACTCCGTGGACCCGGACACGGCCCGCACGATCCGCGCGTACGCGGACGAGATCCTGCACTGCGACACACAGAGTCCATCGGCGGTCGAGAAGACGCTGCGCACCTGTGCGACACCGGTGGCCGGTGTGATGACCGTCATGGAGTACTACGTCCCCACGGCGGCCGCCACCGCGCACCGCATGGGACTGCCCGGCCTCGCGCCGAGCGCGGCGGACGCGGCCAGGGACAAACGGAAGACCCGCGTACGGTGTGCCGAACGCGGAGTGCCCGTGCCGGTGTTCCGTTTCGTCCAGGACGCCGCCGGGGTGGACGCCGCGCTGGCCGAGACCGGCCTGCCCTGCGTGGTGAAGCCGGTCGACGAGTCGGCGAGCATCGGCGTCGCCCTCTGCCGCACCCGTGAGGAGGCCGTCGAACGGGTCGCCGACATCGCCGGCCGGCCGACCAACTCCAAGGGACAGCCCCGCGTCCCCGGCGCACTGCTGGAGGAGTGCCTCTTCGGACACGAGGTCAGCGTGGAGACGTTCACGTTCGAGGGCCGTACGACCGTGCTGGGCGTCACCGACAAGCTGCTGGGCCCGACGCCGCACTTCGTGGAACTGGGTCACACGTTCCCGTCATCCCTGAACGAGGACGCGGCGAGGGCCGCGGAGCTGGCGGTGGCGGCGCTGGACGCCATCGGCTTCGACTTCGGCCCGGCTCATGTGGAGGCCAAGCTGACACGCCGCGGACCCGTGCTGATCGAGGTCAACGCGAGGACGGGCGGGGACTTCATTCCGGATCTGGTGGAACACGCGACCGGTGTCCCCCTGCTCCGGGAGTCGGTCATCGCGCACAGCGGGGGGCGTCCCGACCTCACCCCCACGCGTGCGAAGGGGGCCGCCATCCGCTTCGTCGCCGGGCGGTCGGGAACGGTGGGCTCCGTCCCCGACCCCGAGGTCATGACGCACTTCCCGTCGGTCGTCGCCTTCCGCGCGAAGGCCGTGCCCGGGCAGCGCACCACCTGGCCGTCGCACAGCCACGAGCGGCTGGGGCACGTGATGACCTGCGCGGCCACGGCCGAGCAGGCCGCGGCGGACGCCAACGCCGCGCTCGCCCACCTGGCGCCTTCCTACCAGGACTGA
- a CDS encoding carbamoyltransferase family protein produces MADLILGISAYYHDSAAALVADGVPVAAAQEERFTRKRHDPGFPSRAVRYCLAERGVSLDDVAAVAYYEDPALKFRRVLATYLGAAPHGAASFRESLPEWLSWKRDIVRTVHDNLAELRSGRVPEIHVRRHHESHAASAFFPSPYESAAVLCVDGVGEWATTTLWHGRGTRLEPLSEIRFPHSLGLLYSAFTYFCGFKVDSGEYKLMGLAPYGTPRYADLIREKLIDIKQDGSFRLDMRYFEYLAGRVMTGRSFERLFGGPRREPEAALTQREFDLAASVQAVTEEAVLGLARRARHVTGESRLCLAGGVALNCVANGKVVEERVFDDVWIQPAAGDAGGALGSALAVALERGAGRPHVGSGRDAMSGSLLGPSYGARETRAFLDGVGAVYTELDPRDTPGVVAGHLARGAITGWFQGRMEFGPRALGARSILGDPRDPDMQSAMNLKTKFRESFRPFAPSVLREDAKDYFELSQDSPYMLVVARVSPSQRLAVEEPAEGVSGLELLKVRRSTIPAVTHVDHSARVQTVSERDNPAYHRLLSAFRERTGCSVLVNTSFNVRGEPIVNSPRDAYTCFMRTNIDVLVLGDLLLEKKDQPAWRESEDWRAAIPLD; encoded by the coding sequence ATGGCGGATCTGATTCTGGGCATCTCGGCGTACTACCACGACAGTGCGGCCGCCCTCGTCGCCGACGGGGTCCCCGTCGCCGCGGCGCAGGAGGAACGCTTCACCCGCAAACGGCACGACCCCGGCTTCCCCAGCCGGGCGGTGCGCTACTGCCTGGCGGAGAGGGGAGTCTCGCTCGACGACGTGGCGGCCGTCGCGTACTACGAGGACCCGGCCCTGAAGTTCCGTCGGGTCCTCGCCACCTACCTCGGCGCGGCCCCGCACGGGGCCGCCTCCTTCCGCGAGTCACTGCCCGAGTGGCTGTCGTGGAAGCGGGACATCGTACGGACGGTGCACGACAACCTGGCAGAGCTGCGGTCCGGGCGTGTCCCCGAGATCCATGTTCGTCGGCACCACGAGTCCCACGCGGCGTCGGCCTTCTTCCCCAGTCCCTACGAGTCCGCCGCGGTCCTGTGCGTCGACGGAGTCGGGGAATGGGCCACCACCACTCTGTGGCACGGGCGAGGCACCCGCCTGGAACCCCTGTCCGAGATCAGGTTCCCGCACTCCCTGGGGCTGCTCTACTCCGCCTTCACCTACTTCTGCGGGTTCAAGGTCGACTCCGGCGAGTACAAGCTGATGGGGCTGGCGCCGTACGGCACGCCCCGGTACGCCGACCTGATCCGCGAGAAGCTCATCGACATCAAACAGGACGGCTCCTTCCGGCTCGACATGCGGTACTTCGAGTACCTGGCGGGCCGGGTGATGACGGGCCGGTCCTTCGAGCGGCTCTTCGGCGGTCCGCGCCGCGAGCCGGAGGCGGCGCTGACCCAGCGGGAGTTCGACCTCGCCGCCTCCGTGCAGGCCGTGACCGAGGAGGCCGTCCTGGGCCTGGCGCGCCGAGCGCGGCACGTGACCGGCGAGAGCCGGCTCTGCCTCGCGGGGGGCGTCGCCCTGAACTGTGTCGCCAACGGCAAGGTCGTCGAGGAGCGGGTGTTCGACGACGTGTGGATCCAGCCCGCGGCCGGTGACGCGGGCGGAGCGCTCGGCAGCGCCCTCGCGGTGGCGCTCGAACGAGGGGCCGGCCGTCCCCATGTCGGCAGCGGCCGGGACGCCATGTCGGGGTCCCTGCTCGGTCCTTCGTACGGCGCCCGGGAGACGCGCGCGTTCCTGGACGGCGTCGGAGCCGTCTACACGGAGCTGGATCCGCGGGACACCCCTGGCGTGGTGGCCGGCCATCTGGCGCGGGGAGCCATCACCGGCTGGTTCCAGGGGCGCATGGAGTTCGGGCCCAGAGCCCTGGGCGCGCGGTCGATCCTGGGCGATCCGCGGGATCCGGACATGCAGTCGGCGATGAACCTGAAGACCAAGTTCCGTGAGTCCTTCCGCCCGTTCGCCCCGTCGGTCCTGCGCGAGGATGCCAAGGACTACTTCGAACTGTCCCAGGACAGCCCCTACATGCTGGTGGTCGCGCGGGTGTCCCCGTCCCAGCGGCTGGCCGTCGAGGAGCCGGCCGAGGGCGTCTCGGGCCTCGAACTGCTCAAGGTGCGGCGGTCCACGATCCCCGCGGTGACCCACGTCGACCACTCGGCGCGGGTGCAGACCGTAAGCGAGCGGGACAACCCCGCGTACCACCGGCTGCTGTCGGCGTTCAGGGAGAGGACCGGCTGCTCCGTGCTGGTGAACACCTCGTTCAACGTCCGTGGCGAGCCGATCGTCAACTCACCGCGGGACGCCTACACCTGCTTCATGCGCACCAACATCGACGTGCTCGTGCTCGGTGACCTCCTGCTGGAGAAGAAGGACCAGCCCGCGTGGCGCGAATCGGAGGACTGGCGCGCGGCCATTCCCCTGGACTGA
- a CDS encoding iron-containing redox enzyme family protein produces the protein MSSTALRTTETGQPVTPAPSWARSWYAAFCDPESPRADRVPVTGIRDAITRAVPSSGPGPRDLAALRREVGAWSADEARAFQELAGRAHEQAVDELAAQRLALNCAPLSLVSGAWLQWLSGMANADDPPALSALALYASDVGVGHPRTSRGHAYLSLLQRLRVAEHAVPAVRTALDPRIQEEAFVLPALLGLMSRRPEDFHPEILGADLCLRQAGLLPALTPLRTLVDGAVDWDALDPGKPRRQGPRGGLEGCLAAVGALPAPASREAERRVLAGAHWAFTVLKEWHEVLRAELAGVLDPQRQAAELIRRRAREGAVYHRSFPLAGRPLATWLGEARDDPYPLLAALATSSLVRPGRPHRSPLVNGLVGEHGAMFRVFTEDDLVILRRWIASLPDDDPRDTPPGRATGPVVRPSGPSARPWCFLEPAWDEEPYEDRAPTDLREAYVLLQRRSQSPAVRRYAMEYVHGWLGRARHRMGRHDMPLPESWPAEGLRQWLSEQHDRHAAEFERTSDAGLPSRERLIESTLQLAPLTMIDGAWLQGFTDYGLASSDIGHSLFETYWDELGNGHTRLNHPLIYRELLVDMGVELPPTGSAEFARWPGFRDGSFELPVFWLSIGRFPQTFQPEVLGLNLAMELSGVGGSYRRARLALREHGFSTRFVDIHNTIDNVATGHSAWAADAIDTFMSSSAAGSGAPARETAWRRLRAGYRSLNPPTGVHAWLADRRARRLSRKR, from the coding sequence ATGTCTTCGACAGCCCTGCGGACGACGGAAACCGGGCAGCCCGTCACGCCGGCCCCCTCGTGGGCCAGGTCGTGGTACGCCGCGTTCTGTGATCCCGAGAGCCCTCGCGCCGACCGGGTACCGGTGACCGGCATCCGCGACGCGATCACCCGGGCGGTGCCGTCGTCCGGCCCGGGGCCCCGGGACCTCGCGGCACTGCGCCGGGAGGTCGGAGCGTGGTCCGCCGACGAGGCGCGGGCCTTCCAGGAGCTGGCGGGCCGGGCCCACGAACAGGCCGTCGACGAGCTCGCGGCCCAGCGACTGGCGCTCAACTGCGCGCCGTTGTCCCTGGTGTCGGGAGCGTGGCTGCAGTGGCTGAGCGGCATGGCCAACGCGGACGATCCCCCGGCCCTGAGCGCACTGGCGCTGTACGCGTCGGATGTCGGCGTCGGCCATCCGCGCACGTCCCGGGGCCACGCCTACCTGTCCCTCCTGCAGCGGCTACGGGTGGCCGAGCACGCGGTGCCCGCCGTACGGACCGCACTGGATCCGAGGATCCAGGAGGAGGCCTTCGTCCTCCCGGCACTGCTGGGCCTGATGAGCAGACGGCCGGAGGACTTCCATCCCGAGATCCTCGGAGCGGACCTCTGCCTCCGGCAGGCCGGCCTGCTTCCCGCGCTCACGCCGCTGAGGACCCTGGTGGACGGGGCGGTCGACTGGGACGCGCTGGATCCCGGCAAGCCCCGCCGGCAGGGGCCGCGGGGTGGGCTGGAGGGCTGTCTGGCGGCAGTGGGCGCCCTGCCGGCACCGGCCTCGCGGGAGGCGGAACGGCGCGTTCTGGCGGGCGCCCACTGGGCGTTCACGGTGCTGAAGGAGTGGCACGAGGTGCTGCGGGCCGAGCTGGCCGGTGTCCTCGACCCGCAGCGGCAGGCCGCCGAACTCATCCGCCGGCGCGCCCGTGAGGGGGCGGTCTACCACCGGTCCTTCCCACTGGCGGGCCGGCCGCTCGCCACGTGGCTCGGCGAGGCCCGCGACGATCCCTACCCCCTGCTCGCCGCGCTCGCCACCAGCTCACTGGTGCGCCCCGGCCGTCCGCACCGCAGTCCCCTGGTGAACGGGCTGGTCGGTGAGCACGGTGCCATGTTCCGCGTCTTCACCGAGGACGACCTGGTGATCTTGCGCCGCTGGATCGCTTCTCTCCCGGACGACGACCCGCGGGACACACCGCCCGGCCGGGCGACCGGGCCCGTCGTACGTCCGAGCGGGCCCTCCGCCCGCCCCTGGTGCTTCCTCGAACCCGCCTGGGACGAGGAGCCGTATGAGGACCGGGCGCCCACGGATCTCCGGGAGGCGTACGTCCTGCTCCAGAGGCGGAGCCAGAGCCCGGCGGTGCGCCGCTACGCCATGGAGTACGTCCACGGGTGGCTCGGCCGGGCACGGCACCGGATGGGCAGGCACGACATGCCGCTGCCCGAGAGCTGGCCCGCCGAGGGACTGCGGCAGTGGCTGTCCGAGCAGCACGACCGGCACGCCGCCGAGTTCGAGCGCACCTCCGACGCCGGGCTCCCGTCGAGGGAGCGGTTGATCGAGTCCACGCTCCAGCTGGCCCCGCTGACGATGATCGACGGCGCCTGGCTGCAGGGGTTCACCGACTACGGCCTGGCCTCCTCGGACATCGGCCACTCCCTGTTCGAAACGTACTGGGACGAGCTGGGCAATGGTCATACGCGGCTCAACCATCCCCTCATCTACCGGGAACTGCTCGTGGACATGGGGGTGGAGCTGCCGCCGACCGGTTCCGCGGAGTTCGCGCGCTGGCCGGGGTTCCGGGACGGTTCCTTCGAACTGCCCGTGTTCTGGCTGAGCATCGGCCGCTTCCCGCAGACCTTTCAGCCGGAGGTGCTGGGACTGAACCTCGCCATGGAACTGTCGGGCGTGGGCGGCAGTTACCGGCGGGCCCGGCTGGCGCTGCGTGAACACGGCTTCAGCACACGGTTCGTCGACATCCACAACACCATCGACAACGTCGCGACCGGTCATTCCGCTTGGGCGGCGGATGCCATCGACACCTTCATGTCCTCGTCCGCGGCGGGCAGCGGCGCCCCGGCCAGGGAGACGGCATGGCGCCGGTTGCGTGCGGGCTATCGCTCCCTCAACCCTCCGACCGGCGTACACGCCTGGCTGGCGGACAGGCGGGCCCGGCGTCTCAGCAGGAAGCGTTGA